The following are encoded in a window of Solibacillus sp. FSL R7-0668 genomic DNA:
- a CDS encoding DUF6434 domain-containing protein has protein sequence MRPNLTKQISAESFREYYWLKEELQSFCRENGISASGSKIEISNRVVTFLLTGEIKVPIRKSKLKKKEEPQVALSLETVITENHRCSQQVRAFFKSVIPKFHFSTYIQNYFKANIGKTYQDAVMAWHEEETRKKDPSYKYSIAPQFEYNQFIRDFYADSNNQGKSREEAIAAWNDIKKRPGSNKYRVNDAD, from the coding sequence ATGAGACCCAATCTAACAAAACAAATCAGTGCAGAAAGCTTTAGAGAATATTATTGGTTAAAAGAAGAATTGCAATCTTTTTGTAGAGAAAATGGCATAAGTGCTTCTGGTTCCAAAATAGAAATTTCCAATAGAGTTGTAACATTTCTTCTAACAGGAGAAATCAAAGTTCCGATTAGAAAATCTAAATTAAAGAAAAAGGAAGAGCCACAAGTAGCTTTAAGTCTTGAAACCGTCATAACGGAAAACCATCGCTGTAGCCAGCAGGTAAGAGCGTTTTTTAAGAGCGTAATTCCGAAATTCCACTTTTCTACTTACATTCAAAACTACTTTAAAGCTAATATTGGAAAGACCTACCAAGATGCTGTGATGGCATGGCACGAAGAAGAGACAAGAAAAAAAGATCCCTCGTATAAATATAGTATTGCCCCACAATTTGAATACAATCAATTTATTCGTGACTTTTATGCCGATTCAAATAATCAAGGAAAAAGTCGTGAGGAAGCAATAGCTGCTTGGAATGACATCAAGAAACGTCCTGGCAGCAATAAATATCGCGTTAACGATGCCGATTAA
- a CDS encoding cysteine hydrolase family protein, producing the protein MSNKALIVVDYTYDFVASDGKLTCGAPGQAIEKKIASLIEQFVQEKHYVFFANDLHQENDPFHPETKLFPPHNIEGTHGRELFGAVKDMYEKYQNDVISFDKTRYSAFAGTNLDILLRARQVNEVVIVGVCTDICVLHTAVDSYNLGYNITVYKDAVASFNDIGHKWALSHFESSLGATII; encoded by the coding sequence ATGAGTAACAAAGCGCTAATAGTCGTTGATTATACGTATGATTTCGTCGCATCAGATGGAAAATTAACTTGTGGTGCACCTGGGCAAGCAATCGAAAAAAAAATCGCTTCATTAATTGAACAATTCGTTCAAGAAAAACACTATGTCTTTTTCGCTAACGATTTGCATCAAGAAAATGATCCGTTTCATCCCGAGACGAAGCTTTTTCCACCCCACAATATTGAAGGAACGCACGGACGTGAGCTATTTGGTGCCGTAAAAGACATGTATGAAAAATACCAAAACGACGTCATTTCATTCGATAAAACTCGTTACAGTGCATTTGCAGGTACAAATTTAGATATTTTACTACGTGCGCGACAAGTCAATGAAGTCGTAATCGTCGGCGTTTGTACCGATATTTGTGTACTCCATACAGCAGTGGACAGCTATAACTTAGGCTACAACATTACTGTTTATAAAGATGCTGTCGCTAGCTTCAATGATATTGGACATAAATGGGCACTTAGTCATTTTGAATCATCTTTAGGCGCAACTATCATATAA
- the ilvN gene encoding acetolactate synthase small subunit, translating into MKRVITVTVINQSGVLNRVTGLLMKRQFNIESITVGHTEQMNSSKMTFIVNVEDETKIEQLIKQLSKQIDVLKVNDITEKAIVLRELALIKVVSPPNLRLEMNAIVEPFRPQVVDTSKNVVTYEVVGHPEKIDAFIELIRPYGIKELTRTGATAAIREAQKVEGPQLSILK; encoded by the coding sequence ATGAAACGTGTTATCACTGTAACCGTAATTAATCAAAGTGGTGTTTTAAACCGTGTGACTGGTTTATTAATGAAGCGTCAATTCAATATCGAATCAATTACAGTAGGTCATACAGAGCAAATGAACTCTTCCAAAATGACTTTCATCGTAAATGTAGAGGATGAAACAAAAATTGAACAGCTGATTAAACAGTTGTCCAAACAAATTGATGTATTAAAGGTCAATGATATTACGGAAAAAGCGATTGTTTTACGTGAACTCGCTTTAATCAAAGTTGTATCACCACCCAATTTACGCTTAGAAATGAATGCCATCGTGGAGCCATTCAGACCACAAGTAGTCGACACTTCGAAAAATGTTGTCACGTATGAAGTAGTAGGGCATCCCGAAAAAATCGACGCATTCATTGAGTTAATTCGCCCATATGGCATTAAAGAATTAACACGTACAGGTGCTACAGCTGCCATCCGTGAAGCTCAAAAGGTAGAGGGTCCACAGTTATCCATTTTAAAATAA
- the ilvC gene encoding ketol-acid reductoisomerase: protein MSKMYYENEINEQVLKGKKIAIIGYGSQGHAHALNLKESGFDVVVGIRPGKSYDAAKEDGVEVKTVAEAAAEADVIQILLPDERQKAVYEAEIAPHLTAGKALMFAHGFNVHFGQIQPPADVDVFLVAPKGPGHLVRRQFTEGAGVPGLFAIHQDATGQARDLALAYGKGIGSARGGLLETTFAEETVTDLFGEQAVLCGGTTELVKAGFETLVEAGYQPELAYFETLHELKLIVDLMFEGGMATMRYSISDTAEWGDYVSGPRIIDASVKARMKDVLTDIQDGTFAKRWIEENETGRPEYTKFKEAGANHQIEEVGAKLRAMMPFINQGKTKVTVK from the coding sequence ATGTCAAAAATGTATTATGAAAACGAAATCAACGAACAAGTATTAAAAGGTAAAAAAATCGCGATCATCGGCTATGGTTCACAAGGCCATGCACATGCGCTTAACTTAAAAGAATCAGGTTTTGATGTAGTAGTAGGTATCCGCCCAGGTAAATCTTATGACGCTGCAAAAGAAGATGGCGTAGAAGTAAAAACAGTAGCGGAAGCAGCAGCTGAAGCGGATGTAATCCAAATCTTACTTCCAGATGAGCGTCAAAAAGCAGTTTACGAAGCAGAAATCGCGCCACACTTAACAGCTGGTAAAGCATTAATGTTCGCGCACGGCTTCAATGTACATTTCGGTCAAATCCAACCACCAGCAGACGTAGACGTATTCTTAGTTGCGCCAAAAGGTCCTGGTCACTTAGTTCGTCGTCAATTCACTGAAGGTGCTGGCGTTCCTGGTTTATTCGCAATTCATCAAGATGCAACAGGCCAAGCGCGTGACTTAGCACTTGCTTACGGTAAAGGGATTGGTTCAGCTCGTGGTGGCTTACTTGAAACAACATTCGCAGAAGAAACAGTAACAGACCTTTTCGGTGAGCAAGCAGTACTTTGCGGTGGTACAACGGAATTAGTAAAAGCAGGTTTCGAAACATTAGTAGAAGCGGGTTACCAACCAGAATTAGCGTACTTCGAAACATTACACGAGCTTAAATTAATCGTTGACTTAATGTTCGAAGGCGGTATGGCGACTATGCGTTACTCAATCTCAGACACAGCTGAGTGGGGAGACTATGTATCTGGTCCACGTATCATCGACGCTTCAGTAAAAGCACGTATGAAAGACGTATTAACGGACATCCAAGACGGTACATTCGCGAAACGTTGGATCGAAGAAAACGAAACAGGTCGCCCAGAGTACACGAAATTCAAAGAAGCTGGTGCAAACCACCAAATCGAAGAAGTAGGCGCAAAATTACGTGCGATGATGCCATTCATCAACCAAGGCAAAACAAAGGTTACAGTGAAATAA
- a CDS encoding alanine racemase, translating into MQRYHDAFQNIEHPFAWLDLDALNRNIAYVNKSCGDKQVRIATKSIRSVPALEYIAKRLNHFAGFMTFTASESLFLFDNGLDNLLIGYPVYEQHAISQLAQWVKKGKSLTFMVDHVDQAALLNAIARNLNITLQVCIDINVSTDFKVLYFGSKRSPITSYAKLDALLQQLKTFPYIQITAVMAYDAQIAGVADQTKNYFGAKGALIRTLKKQSLQKITALRQFSVAHVKSMYDLAFVNAGGSGSMSWCAQQPDVTEITVGSAFFAPALFDHYESLHLTPAVGFALRVTRQFSDDIVVCHGGGYSASGAAGVDRLPTFLEPNRFALLPLEGAGEVQTPILVKQGTVSIGDTIYMRHAKAGELGERFHVLHTIEGGKYKGPLKTYRGEGQCFL; encoded by the coding sequence ATGCAGCGATATCATGATGCATTTCAAAATATAGAGCACCCGTTTGCGTGGCTTGATTTAGATGCGCTCAATCGCAATATTGCGTACGTCAATAAAAGCTGTGGGGACAAGCAAGTACGCATTGCAACCAAATCGATTCGTTCCGTGCCCGCGCTTGAGTATATTGCAAAGCGCCTCAATCATTTTGCAGGCTTTATGACATTTACTGCGAGTGAATCATTGTTTTTATTTGATAATGGGCTCGACAATTTATTGATTGGCTATCCCGTTTATGAACAGCATGCGATAAGCCAGTTGGCACAATGGGTGAAAAAAGGAAAGTCGCTTACATTTATGGTTGACCATGTAGACCAGGCGGCGTTATTAAATGCCATTGCCCGTAATTTAAATATTACACTGCAAGTTTGTATCGATATTAATGTTTCGACGGATTTTAAAGTATTATATTTTGGCTCCAAACGTTCTCCGATTACCAGTTATGCAAAATTAGATGCGTTATTACAGCAGCTCAAAACATTTCCCTACATACAAATCACGGCGGTCATGGCGTATGATGCCCAAATTGCTGGGGTTGCCGATCAGACTAAAAATTATTTTGGAGCAAAGGGCGCACTTATTCGCACATTGAAAAAGCAGTCTTTACAGAAGATTACAGCGCTACGTCAGTTTTCTGTTGCACATGTCAAAAGCATGTATGACTTGGCGTTTGTGAATGCGGGGGGCTCTGGCAGCATGAGTTGGTGTGCGCAACAACCGGATGTAACAGAAATTACAGTTGGCTCCGCATTTTTTGCCCCGGCATTATTCGACCATTACGAAAGTCTACATTTAACACCTGCTGTCGGCTTTGCGCTACGTGTGACACGCCAATTTTCGGATGACATCGTTGTCTGTCATGGTGGAGGCTATAGTGCGTCCGGGGCGGCGGGAGTAGACCGCTTACCGACCTTTTTAGAGCCGAATCGATTTGCACTTCTTCCATTAGAAGGCGCAGGGGAAGTACAAACACCTATCTTGGTCAAGCAGGGTACGGTATCAATTGGGGATACGATTTATATGCGTCATGCAAAAGCTGGAGAACTAGGTGAGCGATTCCATGTGCTACATACAATTGAAGGTGGTAAGTACAAAGGACCACTCAAAACATATCGGGGGGAAGGACAATGTTTTCTTTAA
- a CDS encoding GlsB/YeaQ/YmgE family stress response membrane protein — protein sequence MISFIWFLIIGGILGWLAGVILGKDVPGGIIGNIVAGIIGSWIGSMVLGNWGWKVSDFYVFPALIGAIVLIFIVSFIMKSMRKAT from the coding sequence ATGATCAGTTTCATTTGGTTCTTAATCATCGGAGGAATTCTTGGGTGGTTAGCAGGTGTTATTTTAGGTAAAGACGTTCCGGGCGGGATTATCGGAAATATCGTTGCAGGTATTATTGGTTCTTGGATTGGTAGTATGGTTTTAGGTAACTGGGGTTGGAAAGTATCGGACTTCTATGTTTTCCCAGCATTAATCGGAGCCATCGTATTAATTTTCATCGTAAGCTTTATTATGAAATCGATGCGTAAAGCAACATAA
- a CDS encoding FAD-binding protein encodes MFSLNKWKNGQKWTNWSESYVSYPSMYYAPHTIEEVAQIVKEHALLKRTIRVTGAAHSFSPVALPEQSALSLHHMRGLISVDQEQQTATFWAGTYLYEVGSMLAQHGFALSNMGDIQQQTLAGAISTGTHGTGIEFGSFSSMVTSWGFVNGEGDYIEHERGEDALSESLHVSVGMLGILVKVTL; translated from the coding sequence ATGTTTTCTTTAAATAAATGGAAGAATGGTCAAAAGTGGACGAACTGGTCTGAGAGCTATGTATCGTATCCAAGCATGTATTATGCACCACATACAATCGAGGAAGTAGCCCAAATTGTTAAGGAGCACGCGTTACTAAAACGAACGATTCGTGTGACAGGTGCTGCACATTCATTTAGTCCCGTTGCTTTACCGGAGCAATCAGCGCTATCACTACATCATATGCGCGGCTTAATATCAGTGGATCAAGAACAGCAAACCGCTACATTTTGGGCGGGGACCTATTTATATGAAGTGGGCTCGATGTTAGCGCAGCACGGCTTTGCACTTAGCAACATGGGCGATATTCAGCAGCAGACACTTGCCGGCGCGATCTCAACAGGTACACATGGGACAGGCATTGAATTTGGGTCCTTTTCTTCTATGGTGACAAGCTGGGGCTTTGTCAATGGGGAAGGCGATTATATCGAGCATGAGCGAGGCGAGGATGCATTATCGGAAAGCTTACATGTTTCGGTTGGGATGCTCGGTATTCTAGTAAAAGTAACATTATAG
- the ilvB gene encoding biosynthetic-type acetolactate synthase large subunit has product MSANVSENQETQPQAEEIKKPRDGADILVQALHDQDVDIIFGYPGGAVLQIYDAIYRNPIRHILTRHEQGAIHAAEGYARVMNKPGVVIATSGPGATNLVTGIADAMIDSIPLVVFTGQVATSVIGTDAFQEADIMGITTPITKHNYQVQDVRDIPRIVKEAFHIANTGRKGPVVIDFPKNISQTVFQDEIQAPEEIYLPGYQPTTKPNYLQIQKAIQALTLAKKPLVLAGAGVLFADAREQLTEFIEKYNLPVVNTLLGLGSIHGDHKQFYGMAGMHGYATANDAITKCDLLINIGARFDDRLTGNLATFAPNATIVHIDIDPAEIGKNVPTDIPIVADAKEALFALLKKDFQVADTSAWIQYLNESREKYPLWYEDAGEEILPQQAMEIIHRITDGEAVVTTDVGQHQMWAAQYYRLNNPHGWVTSGGLGTMGFGFPAAIGAQFAKPDKKVISIVGDAGFQMTNQELALLKEFNLPVKVVILNNSCLGMVRQWQETFYDERYSQSLMPIQPDFVKLADAYGIKGIRIEKLSEAEAMFAEAINSDEPVVIDCRVKQLVSVYPMVAPGKGLHEMIGVKKP; this is encoded by the coding sequence ATGAGTGCAAATGTTTCAGAAAATCAAGAAACCCAGCCACAAGCAGAAGAAATCAAAAAACCGCGTGATGGTGCTGATATTTTAGTGCAGGCGCTACACGATCAAGATGTAGATATCATTTTCGGTTATCCAGGTGGAGCTGTGTTACAAATTTATGATGCGATTTACCGCAATCCAATTCGCCATATTTTAACGCGACATGAGCAAGGCGCGATTCACGCAGCAGAAGGCTATGCGCGAGTGATGAATAAACCGGGCGTTGTTATCGCGACATCAGGTCCTGGTGCGACAAACTTAGTAACAGGGATTGCTGATGCGATGATTGATTCGATTCCACTTGTCGTGTTTACGGGTCAGGTAGCGACTTCTGTTATCGGTACAGATGCTTTCCAAGAAGCCGATATTATGGGGATTACAACGCCAATTACAAAGCATAACTACCAAGTGCAAGATGTACGCGATATTCCGCGCATCGTAAAAGAAGCGTTCCATATTGCTAATACAGGTCGTAAAGGGCCAGTTGTCATTGACTTCCCCAAAAATATTTCACAAACGGTGTTCCAAGATGAAATTCAAGCACCTGAAGAGATTTATTTACCAGGTTATCAGCCAACAACAAAGCCAAACTATTTACAAATTCAAAAGGCCATCCAAGCGTTAACTTTAGCGAAAAAACCATTAGTACTTGCTGGTGCGGGTGTTTTATTTGCCGATGCACGTGAACAATTGACTGAATTTATCGAAAAATACAATTTACCGGTAGTTAACACATTACTAGGACTTGGTAGCATCCACGGAGATCATAAACAGTTCTACGGAATGGCGGGGATGCATGGCTATGCAACAGCAAACGATGCCATTACAAAATGTGACTTACTTATTAATATTGGCGCTCGCTTTGATGACCGCTTAACAGGGAATTTAGCAACATTTGCACCAAACGCGACAATCGTTCATATCGATATCGATCCAGCTGAAATCGGCAAAAACGTTCCAACGGATATTCCAATCGTAGCGGACGCAAAAGAAGCCCTATTTGCCTTACTAAAGAAGGATTTCCAAGTAGCTGACACATCGGCTTGGATTCAATATTTAAACGAAAGTCGTGAAAAATATCCATTATGGTATGAGGATGCTGGGGAAGAAATTTTACCACAGCAGGCGATGGAAATTATTCACCGTATAACAGATGGAGAAGCAGTCGTGACAACAGACGTAGGGCAACATCAAATGTGGGCAGCGCAATACTACCGTCTAAACAATCCACATGGCTGGGTAACATCAGGTGGTCTTGGAACAATGGGCTTCGGCTTCCCAGCAGCGATTGGCGCACAATTCGCGAAACCAGATAAGAAAGTAATTTCAATCGTAGGGGATGCTGGTTTCCAAATGACGAACCAAGAGCTTGCGTTATTAAAAGAATTCAACTTACCAGTTAAGGTCGTTATTTTAAATAACAGCTGTCTAGGCATGGTACGTCAATGGCAGGAAACATTCTACGACGAGCGCTATTCTCAAAGCTTAATGCCGATTCAGCCTGACTTTGTAAAATTAGCAGATGCGTACGGTATTAAAGGTATTCGCATCGAAAAGTTATCTGAAGCAGAAGCGATGTTTGCAGAAGCCATCAATTCAGATGAGCCAGTTGTCATTGACTGCCGCGTGAAGCAGTTAGTGAGTGTATACCCAATGGTAGCGCCTGGTAAAGGATTACATGAAATGATTGGAGTGAAAAAACCATGA
- the ilvD gene encoding dihydroxy-acid dehydratase: MRSDMIKLGVDRAPHRSLLYATGKVKARDLEKPFIGVCNSYIDIIPGHVHLREFADVVKEAIIEAGGIPFEFNTIGVDDGIAMGHIGMRYSLPSREIIADSAETVINAHWFDGVFYIPNCDKITPGMLMAAVRTNVPSVFVSGGPMEAGTSASGKTLSLTSVFEGVGAHKAGTMTAEELLDIENNACPTCGSCSGMFTANSMNCLMEMLGLALPGNGTIVATSEKRKELIYEAAKHLVRMIKEDVKPRDIVTKEAIDDAFALDMAMGGSTNTVLHTLAIANEAEIDYNIEDINKVAERVPYLAKIMPASDISMDDIAKAGGVQAIINELTKIPGAIHPDRPTVAGVTMRELVKDYEISNDKVIRTKDNPYSPVGGLSVLFGNIAPEGSVIKVGAVDPSIKKFVGEAIVFNSQEEAQQAIDEGIVREGHVVVIRYEGPKGGPGMPEMLAPTSAIQGRGLGTKVALITDGRFSGASRGISIGHISPEAAEGGPIALVNNGDTIEIDLPSRTINLNVSDEELAKRRESLQPFEPKIKRGWLARYSALVTNASKGGVMKI; encoded by the coding sequence ATGAGAAGTGACATGATTAAACTTGGAGTTGACCGAGCTCCACACCGTAGTCTTTTATATGCTACTGGAAAAGTAAAGGCGAGAGATTTGGAGAAGCCTTTTATCGGTGTTTGTAACTCTTACATTGATATTATTCCGGGACATGTTCACTTACGCGAGTTTGCGGACGTTGTCAAGGAAGCCATTATAGAAGCGGGTGGGATTCCATTCGAATTCAATACAATCGGTGTAGATGATGGCATTGCAATGGGTCACATTGGGATGCGCTATTCATTACCATCACGAGAAATTATCGCTGATTCAGCTGAAACCGTTATTAACGCACACTGGTTCGATGGGGTGTTCTACATTCCAAACTGTGACAAAATCACACCAGGGATGTTAATGGCAGCGGTTCGCACAAACGTTCCATCTGTCTTTGTATCTGGTGGCCCTATGGAGGCAGGTACATCGGCATCAGGTAAAACACTTTCATTAACAAGTGTTTTTGAAGGCGTCGGCGCACATAAAGCTGGCACGATGACGGCAGAGGAATTGCTAGATATCGAAAACAACGCATGCCCAACATGTGGTTCATGCTCAGGGATGTTCACAGCGAACTCGATGAACTGTTTAATGGAAATGTTAGGCTTAGCATTACCAGGTAACGGCACAATCGTCGCAACGAGTGAAAAACGTAAAGAATTAATCTACGAAGCAGCAAAACATTTGGTGCGCATGATTAAAGAAGACGTAAAACCACGCGACATCGTAACAAAAGAAGCAATTGATGATGCTTTTGCGCTTGATATGGCAATGGGTGGCTCTACAAACACTGTACTTCATACATTAGCCATCGCAAATGAAGCGGAAATCGATTATAACATTGAAGATATTAATAAAGTAGCAGAGCGCGTACCGTATTTAGCGAAAATTATGCCAGCATCGGATATTTCGATGGATGACATTGCAAAAGCAGGTGGTGTGCAAGCGATTATTAATGAATTAACAAAAATACCGGGGGCGATTCATCCAGACCGTCCTACCGTTGCAGGTGTGACAATGCGTGAACTTGTCAAAGATTATGAAATTTCAAACGACAAAGTCATTCGCACAAAGGATAACCCATATAGCCCGGTTGGTGGTTTATCGGTATTATTCGGTAACATCGCACCAGAAGGCTCCGTTATTAAAGTCGGTGCAGTGGATCCTTCGATTAAGAAGTTCGTAGGTGAAGCAATCGTCTTCAACTCACAAGAGGAAGCACAACAGGCAATTGATGAAGGTATTGTTCGTGAAGGGCATGTTGTTGTCATCCGCTATGAAGGGCCAAAAGGTGGTCCTGGAATGCCTGAAATGCTTGCACCAACGTCAGCGATTCAAGGTCGCGGGCTCGGTACAAAAGTTGCATTAATTACAGATGGACGTTTCTCCGGTGCATCACGTGGTATTTCAATCGGTCATATTTCTCCAGAAGCAGCTGAAGGCGGTCCAATCGCTTTAGTGAATAATGGAGATACAATCGAAATTGATCTACCAAGTCGTACAATTAATTTAAATGTTTCCGATGAAGAATTAGCAAAACGTCGTGAAAGTTTACAACCGTTTGAACCAAAAATTAAACGCGGCTGGTTAGCTCGTTATTCAGCGTTAGTAACGAATGCTTCAAAAGGCGGCGTCATGAAAATCTAA
- a CDS encoding 2-isopropylmalate synthase: MRKIDIFDTTLRDGEQSAGINLNTAEKLEIAKQLERLGVTIIEAGFPASSPGDLEAVSLIAKTVKNSIVTGLARAVKSDIDAVWEAIKHAEQPHVHTFIATSPIHMEYKLKKNPDEVVEQAVTAVKYAKEKFSLVEFSAEDAFRSDKEFLVRICQEVIKAGATTINIPDTVGYASPEEYGALFRYLRENVIGSENIKFSAHCHDDLGMAVANSIAAVQNGADQVECTINGIGERAGNAALEEIGVALHIRKDFYGVETGLNLKEIKRTSQMVSRLTNVVIQPNKAVVGKNAFAHESGIHQDGVLKNPETYEIISPALVGEDEVPLVLGKHSGRAAFRDRAETMGFQLSDEKLNKAFAEFKKLADRKKEVTEEDLTTILTEQQVSFENVPLFELKSVQVQYGTENIPTATASVVTPEGDVKTLAATGSGSVEAIFNTLEQLVNGTVNILDYRVKSVGKGRDALGEAVINLKYNGYTSTGRDSAQDVLEASAKAYLNAINRHLIQQYVREEQAVMQ, from the coding sequence ATGCGAAAAATTGACATTTTTGATACAACATTGCGCGATGGGGAGCAATCGGCTGGCATTAACTTAAATACAGCTGAAAAGCTAGAAATCGCAAAGCAGCTAGAGCGTTTAGGTGTCACAATTATTGAGGCGGGATTCCCTGCCTCATCTCCTGGTGACTTAGAGGCGGTATCATTAATTGCCAAAACGGTGAAGAATTCGATCGTAACAGGCTTAGCTCGCGCAGTTAAAAGTGATATCGATGCGGTTTGGGAAGCGATTAAGCATGCGGAGCAACCTCATGTACATACATTCATCGCTACAAGCCCAATCCACATGGAATACAAGCTAAAGAAAAATCCAGATGAAGTCGTAGAACAAGCTGTCACAGCAGTAAAATACGCAAAAGAGAAATTCTCATTAGTGGAATTTTCTGCGGAGGATGCGTTCCGTTCTGACAAGGAATTTTTAGTACGTATTTGCCAAGAAGTGATTAAAGCAGGAGCAACAACGATCAACATTCCAGATACAGTTGGTTATGCGTCACCAGAAGAATATGGGGCATTATTCCGTTATTTACGTGAAAATGTCATCGGTTCAGAAAACATTAAATTCTCCGCTCACTGTCATGACGATTTAGGAATGGCGGTAGCGAATTCAATTGCAGCCGTGCAAAACGGTGCAGACCAAGTAGAGTGTACCATTAACGGTATTGGTGAACGTGCTGGTAATGCCGCATTAGAAGAAATCGGTGTCGCACTTCATATTCGTAAAGACTTCTACGGTGTCGAAACGGGTCTGAATTTAAAAGAAATTAAACGTACTTCACAAATGGTAAGCCGTTTGACGAATGTAGTGATTCAACCAAACAAAGCGGTTGTTGGGAAAAATGCATTCGCGCATGAATCAGGCATTCACCAAGATGGCGTTCTAAAAAATCCTGAAACGTACGAAATTATTTCACCAGCACTTGTTGGGGAAGATGAAGTACCATTAGTTTTAGGCAAACACTCTGGTCGTGCAGCATTCCGTGATCGTGCGGAAACAATGGGCTTCCAGCTATCAGACGAAAAACTAAATAAAGCATTCGCCGAGTTCAAAAAACTAGCGGATCGCAAAAAAGAAGTTACCGAAGAAGACTTAACAACGATTTTAACCGAGCAACAAGTGTCATTTGAAAATGTGCCACTATTCGAATTAAAATCGGTGCAAGTACAATACGGTACAGAAAATATCCCTACAGCGACAGCATCTGTTGTTACGCCAGAAGGAGATGTTAAAACACTTGCCGCTACAGGCTCTGGTTCAGTAGAAGCGATCTTCAACACATTAGAGCAGCTTGTCAATGGTACAGTAAATATTTTAGATTACCGCGTAAAATCAGTAGGCAAGGGACGCGACGCATTAGGTGAAGCTGTTATTAACTTAAAATATAATGGCTACACATCAACAGGTCGCGACTCCGCACAAGACGTATTAGAAGCGTCAGCAAAAGCCTACCTAAACGCGATCAATCGCCATTTAATCCAACAGTATGTTCGGGAAGAGCAAGCTGTAATGCAATAA
- a CDS encoding D-arabinono-1,4-lactone oxidase, whose product MPLYSLAYTSERSNFYSEVSLLQQTIRDYRNVEWFYFPGSEHIQVKKMQAVAPVDQPKFEKFVDQIKVQALENGVFYIASELCKYMPKASLTVSKLASKVVGGEERTGKSHEIYPSPRSVKFVETEYAIPLSQVEACLEEVHAMFNKQQFDVHFPIEIRTTAGEAGYLSPTQGQESAFIAFHMYKGMNEGPYFDWVHETMQKYNGRPHWGKQNRYHKDNIDFYYSNAQTFNEIRKQQDPNDVFLTHYFRNIFGEYQINK is encoded by the coding sequence GTGCCGCTCTATAGTTTGGCTTATACGTCTGAGCGCAGCAATTTTTATAGCGAAGTTTCTCTGCTACAGCAAACGATTCGAGATTACCGGAATGTCGAGTGGTTTTATTTCCCTGGAAGTGAACACATTCAAGTAAAAAAGATGCAGGCCGTTGCACCGGTAGATCAACCAAAGTTCGAAAAATTTGTGGATCAAATTAAGGTGCAAGCATTGGAAAATGGTGTGTTTTATATCGCCTCGGAGCTTTGTAAGTATATGCCAAAAGCAAGCTTAACGGTGAGTAAACTGGCGTCAAAGGTAGTCGGTGGAGAAGAACGCACGGGGAAAAGCCATGAAATTTATCCATCTCCGCGTAGTGTGAAGTTTGTTGAAACCGAATATGCCATCCCCTTGTCACAGGTAGAAGCCTGCTTGGAGGAAGTGCATGCTATGTTTAACAAGCAGCAGTTTGATGTTCATTTCCCTATCGAAATCCGTACAACAGCAGGAGAAGCCGGCTACTTAAGTCCGACTCAGGGACAGGAAAGCGCGTTTATCGCATTCCATATGTATAAAGGCATGAATGAGGGGCCGTATTTTGATTGGGTTCATGAGACGATGCAAAAATATAACGGACGTCCACATTGGGGTAAACAAAATCGTTATCATAAAGATAATATTGATTTTTACTATAGTAATGCACAAACATTTAATGAAATTCGGAAACAGCAAGATCCGAATGATGTTTTTTTAACGCATTATTTCCGCAATATCTTTGGAGAATATCAAATTAATAAATAA